In Nymphaea colorata isolate Beijing-Zhang1983 chromosome 5, ASM883128v2, whole genome shotgun sequence, one genomic interval encodes:
- the LOC116253839 gene encoding flap endonuclease 1-A-like isoform X4 produces MGIKGLTKLLSDNAPKAMKQRKLESYFGRKIAIDASMSIYQFLIVVGRTGTETLTNEAGEVTSHLQGMFWRTIRLLEAGLKPIYVFDGTPPDLKKQELVKRFSRRVDATDDLAEAKETGVKDDIEKYSKRTVKVRNKHNEDCKRLLRLMGVPVVQSPSEAEADCASLCKNGKVYAVASEDMDSLTFGAPRLLRHLMDPSSKRVPVMEIEIAKVLEELNLSMDQFIDVCILCGCDYCENIRGIGGQTALKLIHQYGSLESVLENINKERYKIPENWPYQEARTLFKEPIVSPVEELDEAKWTSPDEEGLISFLVKENSFSLERVSKACNREDQSSQRQIIPGQT; encoded by the exons ATGGGTATCAAG GGCCTGACGAAGTTGCTGTCCGACAATGCTCCGAAGGCGATGAAGCAGCGGAAGCTGGAGAGCTATTTTGGACGCAAGATTGCCATCGACGCTAGCATGAGCATCTACCAATTCctt ATTGTGGTGGGGAGGACCGGTACCGAAACGCTCACTAACGAGGCTGGTGAAGTAACAAG CCATTTACAAGGGATGTTTTGGCGGACGATAAGGCTCCTCGAAGCTGGGTTGAAGCCAAT ATATGTCTTCGACGGGACGCCACCAGATTTGAAGAAGCAGGAGCTTGTCAAGCG GTTTTCCAGAAGAGTAGATGCCACCGACGACCTGGCTGAGGCAAAAGAG ACAGGAGTTAAAGACGATATCGAAAAGTATAGCAAAAGAACAGTCAAGGTGAGAAATAAGCATAATGAAGACTGCAAAAGACTTCTAAGACTGATGGGCGTACCAGTTGTGCAG TCTCCTTCTGAAGCAGAGGCAGATTGCGCATCACTTTGCAAAAATGGGAAG GTCTATGCTGTGGCATCTGAAGATATGGATTCTCTGACCTTTGGAGCCCCAAGATTACTTCGGCACTTAATGGATCCTAGTTCAAAAAGAGTTCCTGTAATGGAGATTGAGATCGCAAAA GTATTAGAGGAGTTAAATCTAAGTATGGATCAGTTCATTGATGTGTGCATCCTCTGTGGTTGTGATTATTGTGAAAACATACGAG GTATTGGAGGACAGACGGCATTGAAGCTTATTCATCAATATGGTTCCTTAGAATCtgttttggaaaacataaacaaagagaG GTACAAGATACCAGAGAATTGGCCATATCAAGAAGCACGGACACTTTTCAAGGAGCCTATAGTGTCTCCCGTGGAAGAGCTAGATGAAGCCAAGTGGACTAGCCCAGATGAGGAG GGGCTCATATCATTTCTTGTGAAGGAAAACTCATTCAGCCTTGAGCGTGTATCAAAGGCAT GCAATCGAGAAGATCAAAGCAGCCAAAGACAAATCATCCCAGGGCAG ACTTGA
- the LOC116253839 gene encoding flap endonuclease 1-A-like isoform X1 translates to MGIKGLTKLLSDNAPKAMKQRKLESYFGRKIAIDASMSIYQFLIVVGRTGTETLTNEAGEVTSHLQGMFWRTIRLLEAGLKPIYVFDGTPPDLKKQELVKRFSRRVDATDDLAEAKETGVKDDIEKYSKRTVKVRNKHNEDCKRLLRLMGVPVVQSPSEAEADCASLCKNGKVYAVASEDMDSLTFGAPRLLRHLMDPSSKRVPVMEIEIAKVLEELNLSMDQFIDVCILCGCDYCENIRGIGGQTALKLIHQYGSLESVLENINKERYKIPENWPYQEARTLFKEPIVSPVEELDEAKWTSPDEEGLISFLVKENSFSLERVSKAIEKIKAAKDKSSQGRLESFFKTVAHDPTPGKWKSSRSVMLSKRPYLNKEDSEMLVKEPTTKRLKPASGNKK, encoded by the exons ATGGGTATCAAG GGCCTGACGAAGTTGCTGTCCGACAATGCTCCGAAGGCGATGAAGCAGCGGAAGCTGGAGAGCTATTTTGGACGCAAGATTGCCATCGACGCTAGCATGAGCATCTACCAATTCctt ATTGTGGTGGGGAGGACCGGTACCGAAACGCTCACTAACGAGGCTGGTGAAGTAACAAG CCATTTACAAGGGATGTTTTGGCGGACGATAAGGCTCCTCGAAGCTGGGTTGAAGCCAAT ATATGTCTTCGACGGGACGCCACCAGATTTGAAGAAGCAGGAGCTTGTCAAGCG GTTTTCCAGAAGAGTAGATGCCACCGACGACCTGGCTGAGGCAAAAGAG ACAGGAGTTAAAGACGATATCGAAAAGTATAGCAAAAGAACAGTCAAGGTGAGAAATAAGCATAATGAAGACTGCAAAAGACTTCTAAGACTGATGGGCGTACCAGTTGTGCAG TCTCCTTCTGAAGCAGAGGCAGATTGCGCATCACTTTGCAAAAATGGGAAG GTCTATGCTGTGGCATCTGAAGATATGGATTCTCTGACCTTTGGAGCCCCAAGATTACTTCGGCACTTAATGGATCCTAGTTCAAAAAGAGTTCCTGTAATGGAGATTGAGATCGCAAAA GTATTAGAGGAGTTAAATCTAAGTATGGATCAGTTCATTGATGTGTGCATCCTCTGTGGTTGTGATTATTGTGAAAACATACGAG GTATTGGAGGACAGACGGCATTGAAGCTTATTCATCAATATGGTTCCTTAGAATCtgttttggaaaacataaacaaagagaG GTACAAGATACCAGAGAATTGGCCATATCAAGAAGCACGGACACTTTTCAAGGAGCCTATAGTGTCTCCCGTGGAAGAGCTAGATGAAGCCAAGTGGACTAGCCCAGATGAGGAG GGGCTCATATCATTTCTTGTGAAGGAAAACTCATTCAGCCTTGAGCGTGTATCAAAG GCAATCGAGAAGATCAAAGCAGCCAAAGACAAATCATCCCAGGGCAG ACTTGAATCCTTCTTTAAGACGGTTGCTCACGACCCGACACCTGGGAAATGGAAG AGTTCTCGTAGTGTTATGTTGAGCAAAAGGCCTTATCTTAACAAG GAAGATTCAGAAATGCTTGTGAAAGAACCAACAACCAAAAGGCTCAAGCCTGCCAGCGGCAACAAGAAATAG
- the LOC116253839 gene encoding flap endonuclease 1-A-like isoform X2, with protein MGIKGLTKLLSDNAPKAMKQRKLESYFGRKIAIDASMSIYQFLIVVGRTGTETLTNEAGEVTSHLQGMFWRTIRLLEAGLKPIYVFDGTPPDLKKQELVKRFSRRVDATDDLAEAKETGVKDDIEKYSKRTVKVRNKHNEDCKRLLRLMGVPVVQSPSEAEADCASLCKNGKVYAVASEDMDSLTFGAPRLLRHLMDPSSKRVPVMEIEIAKVLEELNLSMDQFIDVCILCGCDYCENIRGIGGQTALKLIHQYGSLESVLENINKERYKIPENWPYQEARTLFKEPIVSPVEELDEAKWTSPDEEGLISFLVKENSFSLERVSKAIEKIKAAKDKSSQGRLESFFKTVAHDPTPGKWKEDSEMLVKEPTTKRLKPASGNKK; from the exons ATGGGTATCAAG GGCCTGACGAAGTTGCTGTCCGACAATGCTCCGAAGGCGATGAAGCAGCGGAAGCTGGAGAGCTATTTTGGACGCAAGATTGCCATCGACGCTAGCATGAGCATCTACCAATTCctt ATTGTGGTGGGGAGGACCGGTACCGAAACGCTCACTAACGAGGCTGGTGAAGTAACAAG CCATTTACAAGGGATGTTTTGGCGGACGATAAGGCTCCTCGAAGCTGGGTTGAAGCCAAT ATATGTCTTCGACGGGACGCCACCAGATTTGAAGAAGCAGGAGCTTGTCAAGCG GTTTTCCAGAAGAGTAGATGCCACCGACGACCTGGCTGAGGCAAAAGAG ACAGGAGTTAAAGACGATATCGAAAAGTATAGCAAAAGAACAGTCAAGGTGAGAAATAAGCATAATGAAGACTGCAAAAGACTTCTAAGACTGATGGGCGTACCAGTTGTGCAG TCTCCTTCTGAAGCAGAGGCAGATTGCGCATCACTTTGCAAAAATGGGAAG GTCTATGCTGTGGCATCTGAAGATATGGATTCTCTGACCTTTGGAGCCCCAAGATTACTTCGGCACTTAATGGATCCTAGTTCAAAAAGAGTTCCTGTAATGGAGATTGAGATCGCAAAA GTATTAGAGGAGTTAAATCTAAGTATGGATCAGTTCATTGATGTGTGCATCCTCTGTGGTTGTGATTATTGTGAAAACATACGAG GTATTGGAGGACAGACGGCATTGAAGCTTATTCATCAATATGGTTCCTTAGAATCtgttttggaaaacataaacaaagagaG GTACAAGATACCAGAGAATTGGCCATATCAAGAAGCACGGACACTTTTCAAGGAGCCTATAGTGTCTCCCGTGGAAGAGCTAGATGAAGCCAAGTGGACTAGCCCAGATGAGGAG GGGCTCATATCATTTCTTGTGAAGGAAAACTCATTCAGCCTTGAGCGTGTATCAAAG GCAATCGAGAAGATCAAAGCAGCCAAAGACAAATCATCCCAGGGCAG ACTTGAATCCTTCTTTAAGACGGTTGCTCACGACCCGACACCTGGGAAATGGAAG GAAGATTCAGAAATGCTTGTGAAAGAACCAACAACCAAAAGGCTCAAGCCTGCCAGCGGCAACAAGAAATAG
- the LOC116253839 gene encoding flap endonuclease 1-A-like isoform X3 — MGIKGLTKLLSDNAPKAMKQRKLESYFGRKIAIDASMSIYQFLIVVGRTGTETLTNEAGEVTSHLQGMFWRTIRLLEAGLKPIYVFDGTPPDLKKQELVKRFSRRVDATDDLAEAKETGVKDDIEKYSKRTVKVRNKHNEDCKRLLRLMGVPVVQSPSEAEADCASLCKNGKVYAVASEDMDSLTFGAPRLLRHLMDPSSKRVPVMEIEIAKVLEELNLSMDQFIDVCILCGCDYCENIRGIGGQTALKLIHQYGSLESVLENINKERYKIPENWPYQEARTLFKEPIVSPVEELDEAKWTSPDEEGLISFLVKENSFSLERVSKAIEKIKAAKDKSSQGRLESFFKTVAHDPTPGKWKVNACNLFSFSEWKEEDLASLV, encoded by the exons ATGGGTATCAAG GGCCTGACGAAGTTGCTGTCCGACAATGCTCCGAAGGCGATGAAGCAGCGGAAGCTGGAGAGCTATTTTGGACGCAAGATTGCCATCGACGCTAGCATGAGCATCTACCAATTCctt ATTGTGGTGGGGAGGACCGGTACCGAAACGCTCACTAACGAGGCTGGTGAAGTAACAAG CCATTTACAAGGGATGTTTTGGCGGACGATAAGGCTCCTCGAAGCTGGGTTGAAGCCAAT ATATGTCTTCGACGGGACGCCACCAGATTTGAAGAAGCAGGAGCTTGTCAAGCG GTTTTCCAGAAGAGTAGATGCCACCGACGACCTGGCTGAGGCAAAAGAG ACAGGAGTTAAAGACGATATCGAAAAGTATAGCAAAAGAACAGTCAAGGTGAGAAATAAGCATAATGAAGACTGCAAAAGACTTCTAAGACTGATGGGCGTACCAGTTGTGCAG TCTCCTTCTGAAGCAGAGGCAGATTGCGCATCACTTTGCAAAAATGGGAAG GTCTATGCTGTGGCATCTGAAGATATGGATTCTCTGACCTTTGGAGCCCCAAGATTACTTCGGCACTTAATGGATCCTAGTTCAAAAAGAGTTCCTGTAATGGAGATTGAGATCGCAAAA GTATTAGAGGAGTTAAATCTAAGTATGGATCAGTTCATTGATGTGTGCATCCTCTGTGGTTGTGATTATTGTGAAAACATACGAG GTATTGGAGGACAGACGGCATTGAAGCTTATTCATCAATATGGTTCCTTAGAATCtgttttggaaaacataaacaaagagaG GTACAAGATACCAGAGAATTGGCCATATCAAGAAGCACGGACACTTTTCAAGGAGCCTATAGTGTCTCCCGTGGAAGAGCTAGATGAAGCCAAGTGGACTAGCCCAGATGAGGAG GGGCTCATATCATTTCTTGTGAAGGAAAACTCATTCAGCCTTGAGCGTGTATCAAAG GCAATCGAGAAGATCAAAGCAGCCAAAGACAAATCATCCCAGGGCAG ACTTGAATCCTTCTTTAAGACGGTTGCTCACGACCCGACACCTGGGAAATGGAAG GTTAATGCTTGCAACCTCTTTTCTTTCTCGGAATGGAAGGAGGAGGACCTGGCTTCTCTGGTTTAA
- the LOC116253839 gene encoding flap endonuclease 1-A-like isoform X5: protein MGIKGLTKLLSDNAPKAMKQRKLESYFGRKIAIDASMSIYQFLIVVGRTGTETLTNEAGEVTSHLQGMFWRTIRLLEAGLKPIYVFDGTPPDLKKQELVKRFSRRVDATDDLAEAKETGVKDDIEKYSKRTVKVRNKHNEDCKRLLRLMGVPVVQSPSEAEADCASLCKNGKVYAVASEDMDSLTFGAPRLLRHLMDPSSKRVPVMEIEIAKVLEELNLSMDQFIDVCILCGCDYCENIRGIGGQTALKLIHQYGSLESVLENINKERYKIPENWPYQEARTLFKEPIVSPVEELDEAKWTSPDEEGLISFLVKENSFSLERVSKACPY, encoded by the exons ATGGGTATCAAG GGCCTGACGAAGTTGCTGTCCGACAATGCTCCGAAGGCGATGAAGCAGCGGAAGCTGGAGAGCTATTTTGGACGCAAGATTGCCATCGACGCTAGCATGAGCATCTACCAATTCctt ATTGTGGTGGGGAGGACCGGTACCGAAACGCTCACTAACGAGGCTGGTGAAGTAACAAG CCATTTACAAGGGATGTTTTGGCGGACGATAAGGCTCCTCGAAGCTGGGTTGAAGCCAAT ATATGTCTTCGACGGGACGCCACCAGATTTGAAGAAGCAGGAGCTTGTCAAGCG GTTTTCCAGAAGAGTAGATGCCACCGACGACCTGGCTGAGGCAAAAGAG ACAGGAGTTAAAGACGATATCGAAAAGTATAGCAAAAGAACAGTCAAGGTGAGAAATAAGCATAATGAAGACTGCAAAAGACTTCTAAGACTGATGGGCGTACCAGTTGTGCAG TCTCCTTCTGAAGCAGAGGCAGATTGCGCATCACTTTGCAAAAATGGGAAG GTCTATGCTGTGGCATCTGAAGATATGGATTCTCTGACCTTTGGAGCCCCAAGATTACTTCGGCACTTAATGGATCCTAGTTCAAAAAGAGTTCCTGTAATGGAGATTGAGATCGCAAAA GTATTAGAGGAGTTAAATCTAAGTATGGATCAGTTCATTGATGTGTGCATCCTCTGTGGTTGTGATTATTGTGAAAACATACGAG GTATTGGAGGACAGACGGCATTGAAGCTTATTCATCAATATGGTTCCTTAGAATCtgttttggaaaacataaacaaagagaG GTACAAGATACCAGAGAATTGGCCATATCAAGAAGCACGGACACTTTTCAAGGAGCCTATAGTGTCTCCCGTGGAAGAGCTAGATGAAGCCAAGTGGACTAGCCCAGATGAGGAG GGGCTCATATCATTTCTTGTGAAGGAAAACTCATTCAGCCTTGAGCGTGTATCAAAGGCATGTCCGTATTAG